A genomic window from Paenibacillus sp. FSL K6-0276 includes:
- a CDS encoding carbohydrate ABC transporter permease, with protein sequence MKDSKTAKTLSYILIAVLLVLYVMPLLFVINISFKSFSDYLLDPIGLVKSIQWDNYKEAWLKGNFSNYFINSLLYTGVATVLTLIVSLFGAFPVARNYVKWSGLIYLFFLMSQFLPNPMVAQFKLMLTMKQELGFVGYDTKLGYILLKTGGTGIVFMMFVGYIKGISREMDEAAGMDGAGYMRYLFQIIMPLMKPVIATGVILTAISIWNDFVGPVMYLPSPENYPITFGLKEFRGQYGNNWPMLACGIMIVSTPLIILYTFIQKYIVDGALAGAVKA encoded by the coding sequence ATGAAAGATTCCAAAACCGCCAAAACTCTCTCCTATATTCTGATTGCAGTGTTGCTTGTTTTGTATGTCATGCCGCTATTGTTTGTAATAAACATTTCGTTCAAGTCTTTTTCAGATTACTTGCTAGACCCGATCGGACTTGTGAAAAGTATTCAATGGGATAACTACAAGGAAGCTTGGTTAAAAGGTAATTTCTCTAATTATTTCATTAACAGTTTGCTGTACACAGGCGTAGCAACAGTGCTAACACTAATCGTTTCGTTATTCGGAGCTTTTCCGGTAGCGAGAAATTATGTGAAGTGGAGCGGGTTAATTTATTTGTTCTTCTTGATGTCGCAGTTCTTGCCGAATCCGATGGTTGCACAGTTCAAACTGATGCTTACCATGAAACAGGAGCTAGGATTTGTGGGTTACGATACGAAACTGGGTTACATTCTGCTTAAAACAGGTGGAACGGGTATCGTGTTCATGATGTTTGTAGGTTACATTAAAGGAATTAGCCGGGAGATGGATGAAGCAGCAGGGATGGATGGCGCTGGATATATGCGTTATTTGTTCCAAATCATCATGCCACTTATGAAACCGGTAATTGCTACGGGTGTAATTCTAACAGCAATCAGCATCTGGAATGACTTCGTCGGGCCGGTCATGTATTTACCGAGTCCAGAAAACTATCCAATCACCTTCGGGCTTAAAGAATTCCGCGGTCAATACGGGAACAACTGGCCTATGTTGGCGTGCGGTATCATGATCGTATCTACACCGCTTATTATCCTATACACCTTCATTCAAAAGTATATCGTTGACGGTGCATTGGCAGGTGCGGTTAAAGCTTAA
- a CDS encoding 4-hydroxy-3-methylbut-2-enyl diphosphate reductase, with amino-acid sequence MEVIKISPRGYCYGVVDAMVMARQAAQNLDLPRPIYILGMIVHNSHVTNSFEDDGIITLDGHNRQDILDKVDSGTVIFTAHGVSPEVRKMARDKGLTTVDATCPDVTKTHDLIQEKVDDGYEVIYIGKKGHPEPEGAVGIAPEHVHLIEKEDEIATLSIPSSRIVITNQTTMSQWDIKHIMKKLLETFPGAEVHNEICMATQVRQEAVAEQAGQCDLVIVVGDPRSNNSNRLAQVSEEIAGVSAHRISDVSELNTDWLKGVNIVGVTSGASTPTPITKEVINYLEQYDSENPETWEIKRTVNMAKLLPPVKNKSASTT; translated from the coding sequence ATGGAAGTCATTAAAATTTCTCCCCGGGGATATTGTTACGGAGTAGTCGATGCTATGGTAATGGCACGGCAGGCTGCGCAAAATCTCGATCTTCCCCGGCCGATTTATATACTGGGCATGATTGTTCATAATAGTCATGTCACGAATTCGTTTGAGGACGATGGCATTATTACCTTGGACGGTCATAACCGTCAGGATATTCTCGATAAAGTAGACAGTGGAACCGTTATATTCACTGCTCACGGAGTTTCACCTGAGGTGCGTAAGATGGCAAGGGATAAGGGATTGACTACGGTTGATGCTACCTGTCCTGATGTGACAAAGACGCATGATCTCATTCAGGAGAAAGTCGATGATGGCTATGAGGTTATTTATATCGGCAAGAAAGGCCATCCGGAACCGGAAGGTGCTGTCGGCATTGCGCCAGAGCATGTGCATTTAATTGAAAAAGAAGATGAGATTGCAACCTTATCCATCCCTTCTTCACGGATTGTAATTACGAATCAGACCACTATGAGCCAGTGGGATATTAAACATATTATGAAAAAGCTTCTTGAGACCTTCCCAGGTGCTGAAGTGCATAATGAGATATGCATGGCTACTCAGGTGCGTCAAGAGGCTGTAGCGGAACAGGCGGGCCAATGTGATCTAGTGATTGTCGTTGGCGATCCACGTAGCAACAACTCTAATCGTCTGGCACAGGTGTCGGAAGAAATTGCAGGTGTTTCTGCTCATCGGATTTCTGATGTGTCAGAACTTAACACAGACTGGCTGAAGGGTGTGAATATTGTCGGGGTTACTTCTGGCGCATCTACACCTACACCGATTACCAAAGAAGTCATTAATTATTTGGAGCAGTACGATTCCGAGAATCCCGAAACATGGGAGATCAAGCGTACAGTGAATATGGCGAAACTACTTCCTCCTGTTAAGAATAAGAGCGCAAGTACTACTTAA
- the aroF gene encoding 3-deoxy-7-phosphoheptulonate synthase, with protein MIVITSNQTPEEQVKNIIAVIEREGLQVHLSKGADHTVIGLVGSVTPKLAEHLQQMKGVENVVKISKSYKLASRDFHPEDTIIDIKGVKIGGENLVIMGGPCAVESPEQIDEIARLVKASGAQVLRGGAFKPRTGPYSFQGVGVEGLTMMAEAGKRHGLLTITEVMTPEYVDICAEHADILQVGTRNMQNFDLLRKLGTCGRPVLLKRGFSATYDELLNAAEYILAGGNKDVMLCERGIRTFETYTRNTLDLSAIPVLQSLSHLPVISDPSHGTGRRELVEPMAKASVAAGANGLIIEMHTDPDNSMTGDGVQSLFPEQFDNLLKDLEKLAPIVGRKFSTSPDTVPAL; from the coding sequence ATGATCGTCATTACATCAAATCAAACTCCAGAAGAGCAGGTTAAAAATATTATTGCAGTTATCGAAAGAGAGGGCTTGCAGGTACATCTCTCCAAAGGTGCAGATCACACGGTTATCGGTTTAGTAGGAAGTGTCACTCCTAAGCTTGCAGAACATTTGCAGCAAATGAAGGGTGTGGAGAACGTCGTGAAGATCTCCAAATCCTATAAGTTAGCTAGCCGTGATTTCCATCCAGAGGATACCATTATTGATATCAAGGGTGTAAAGATCGGTGGAGAGAATCTGGTGATTATGGGCGGACCTTGTGCCGTTGAGTCTCCAGAACAGATCGATGAGATTGCTCGGCTAGTTAAAGCTTCAGGTGCTCAGGTACTGCGTGGAGGTGCGTTTAAGCCCCGTACAGGTCCATACAGCTTCCAAGGTGTAGGTGTGGAAGGTTTGACTATGATGGCTGAAGCAGGAAAGCGTCATGGCCTGTTGACCATTACTGAGGTTATGACACCGGAGTATGTGGATATTTGTGCAGAGCATGCTGATATCCTTCAGGTGGGCACACGGAACATGCAGAACTTTGACTTGCTGCGTAAACTGGGTACATGCGGTAGACCTGTCCTTCTTAAACGTGGCTTCAGTGCGACCTATGATGAATTACTTAATGCAGCAGAGTACATTTTGGCAGGCGGAAATAAGGATGTAATGCTCTGTGAGCGCGGTATTCGTACATTTGAGACTTATACTCGCAATACGCTGGATCTATCGGCTATTCCGGTTCTACAGAGCTTAAGTCACCTTCCAGTAATCTCTGACCCAAGTCACGGCACTGGACGTCGTGAATTAGTTGAACCTATGGCCAAAGCTTCGGTTGCTGCGGGCGCAAATGGTCTAATCATCGAAATGCACACAGATCCGGACAATTCCATGACTGGTGATGGTGTTCAATCGTTATTCCCTGAGCAGTTCGATAATCTACTTAAGGATCTTGAGAAGCTGGCTCCGATCGTTGGACGTAAGTTTTCAACTTCGCCAGATACAGTTCCGGCGCTATAA
- a CDS encoding cellobiose phosphorylase, translating to MDRNKIHGFEFTGNDGEFRLQQPDRSSFLYFPLVNEGGMMSTVTPKLHGQATTGHNTFLTPPLSVEDLHNSRASRNFWVYVEGKGAWSAAGNSAKQNAAFYTPSADDAVLEAGFLWHRVTRSNSEMGVKAEITSFVPSGNDKVELMKVTLTNTGTEELTLTPTAVVPLYARSADDLRDHRHVTSLLNRIYTSSYGVEVQPALSFDERGHRINHTSYGVFGAEGDGSQPAGFFPIQEEFIGEGGSLDWPEAVILNTTPEIGKGGGVEKEGYEAVGGLRFAPITLSSGESHSYVVVMAIDSDRINVEAMMGKYGTSEAFDHLLEETKAFWADKVNMVEFHTGDSDVDQWMKWVTIQPVLRRLYGNSFLPYHDYGRGGRGWRDLWQDCLALLIMEPAEVRSLLLNNYAGVRIDGSNATIIGQQAGEFIADRNNIPRVWMDHGAWPFLTTMLYLDQSGDLDFLLQEQTYFRDTFMSRCKERDNTWDSAAGSDLRTASGEIYKGTILEHILLQNLVPFFNVGEHNNILLEGADWNDGLDMGADRGESVAFTSFYASNLLDISRMLRTLKTSKGQETVELAEEMQQLLDTLNERVDYSSVSGKHERLDRYYAAAPNKVSGVRVSLDIDKVADDLEQKAEWIFNHLRNNEWVQSEHGDGWFNGYYNNDGEQVEGEFPEGVRMTLTGQVFPLMGHAAAPEQIPHIIAAVDRNLLDDKIGYRLNSRFGGIQQNLGRAFGFAFGHKENGAMFSHMTIMYGNALYKRGYVKEGHKVLESLYSLSTDFAKARIYPGIPEYINEQGRGMYTYLTGSASWLLLTMVTEVFGVKGELGDLLLEPKLVKEQFDSEGKASIKTIFADREFEVVYKATGSLNYGEYQIHSVTMNGIEVTLQRGSGSAIIPREELLALQTEKLHVIEVTLA from the coding sequence ATGGACCGTAATAAAATTCATGGCTTCGAATTCACCGGAAACGATGGGGAGTTCAGGCTTCAGCAACCGGATCGCAGTAGTTTTCTATATTTTCCTCTAGTGAATGAAGGGGGAATGATGTCAACAGTAACTCCAAAGCTTCATGGACAGGCAACCACAGGTCATAATACATTTCTGACACCGCCATTATCTGTTGAAGATTTGCATAATTCGCGGGCTTCTCGCAACTTCTGGGTATACGTCGAAGGTAAAGGTGCTTGGTCTGCAGCTGGAAACTCTGCTAAGCAAAATGCAGCGTTCTACACCCCATCTGCTGATGATGCAGTACTCGAGGCTGGATTCCTATGGCATCGGGTTACTCGCAGCAACTCAGAGATGGGTGTCAAAGCTGAGATTACCAGCTTCGTACCTAGCGGTAACGATAAGGTAGAACTTATGAAAGTTACGTTGACGAACACGGGAACAGAGGAGCTTACTCTGACGCCGACAGCCGTAGTTCCATTGTATGCCCGTTCGGCAGATGATCTGCGGGATCACAGACATGTAACCTCCCTGTTGAACCGGATTTACACTTCATCTTATGGTGTTGAGGTTCAACCTGCACTTTCTTTTGATGAGCGTGGTCATCGCATTAATCATACTTCTTATGGTGTATTTGGTGCGGAAGGTGACGGTAGTCAACCAGCTGGTTTCTTCCCTATTCAAGAGGAATTCATCGGTGAAGGTGGAAGCCTCGATTGGCCTGAAGCAGTTATCCTGAATACTACTCCGGAGATTGGTAAAGGTGGAGGCGTGGAAAAAGAGGGTTATGAAGCAGTTGGTGGCCTTCGATTTGCTCCAATTACCTTGTCTTCTGGTGAAAGCCATTCTTATGTCGTAGTTATGGCGATTGATAGTGATAGAATTAACGTTGAAGCGATGATGGGCAAATATGGTACATCTGAAGCTTTTGATCATCTGCTAGAGGAAACTAAAGCCTTCTGGGCAGATAAAGTGAATATGGTTGAATTTCATACCGGCGATTCGGATGTAGATCAATGGATGAAATGGGTAACTATCCAACCGGTACTAAGAAGACTCTATGGTAACTCCTTCTTGCCGTATCATGATTACGGAAGAGGTGGACGTGGCTGGCGAGATCTTTGGCAAGATTGTTTGGCGCTGCTCATTATGGAACCAGCTGAAGTTCGCAGCTTGCTCTTGAACAATTACGCTGGAGTGAGAATTGATGGCAGTAACGCAACCATTATCGGTCAACAAGCAGGCGAATTTATCGCAGACCGTAACAATATTCCTCGTGTATGGATGGATCATGGGGCATGGCCGTTCTTAACAACAATGCTCTATCTGGATCAGAGTGGTGATCTTGATTTCTTGTTGCAAGAACAGACTTATTTCCGGGATACTTTTATGAGTCGCTGTAAGGAACGAGATAATACTTGGGATTCCGCAGCAGGTAGTGATCTGAGAACTGCTTCCGGGGAAATCTACAAAGGTACAATTCTGGAACATATTTTGCTGCAAAATCTAGTTCCGTTCTTTAATGTAGGAGAACATAATAATATTCTGCTCGAAGGCGCGGACTGGAATGATGGTCTTGATATGGGTGCAGATCGAGGAGAAAGTGTAGCTTTTACATCTTTCTATGCTAGCAATCTATTAGATATTTCTCGGATGTTGCGTACTCTGAAGACATCTAAAGGTCAGGAAACTGTTGAATTGGCAGAGGAAATGCAGCAGCTGCTAGATACTCTTAACGAGCGTGTGGATTACAGTTCTGTATCAGGCAAACATGAGAGACTAGATCGTTATTATGCTGCCGCACCGAATAAGGTGAGCGGAGTTCGTGTATCTCTGGATATTGATAAAGTAGCAGACGATCTGGAGCAAAAAGCGGAATGGATATTCAACCATTTGCGAAATAACGAGTGGGTACAGAGTGAACACGGCGATGGCTGGTTTAACGGTTATTATAATAATGATGGTGAACAGGTAGAGGGAGAATTTCCTGAAGGTGTTCGTATGACGCTTACGGGTCAAGTATTCCCGCTTATGGGTCATGCAGCGGCTCCGGAGCAAATTCCACACATTATTGCTGCAGTAGATCGTAATCTACTAGATGACAAAATTGGCTACAGACTTAATTCCCGTTTCGGTGGGATTCAGCAGAATCTGGGTCGTGCTTTCGGCTTTGCCTTTGGTCATAAAGAAAATGGGGCAATGTTCAGTCACATGACCATCATGTATGGAAATGCGTTGTATAAACGTGGTTATGTAAAAGAAGGTCATAAAGTCCTCGAATCTCTTTACAGCTTGAGTACAGACTTCGCAAAAGCACGTATCTACCCAGGTATTCCTGAATATATTAACGAGCAAGGCAGAGGAATGTATACGTATCTAACAGGCTCGGCAAGCTGGCTGTTGCTAACCATGGTCACTGAAGTGTTTGGTGTGAAGGGCGAGCTGGGCGATCTGTTGCTAGAACCTAAGCTGGTAAAAGAACAATTTGATTCTGAAGGCAAAGCTTCGATTAAGACTATTTTTGCGGATCGCGAGTTTGAGGTGGTCTATAAAGCCACAGGAAGCCTTAATTATGGAGAGTACCAAATACACTCAGTTACTATGAACGGCATCGAGGTGACGCTGCAGCGTGGCTCAGGAAGTGCGATTATTCCACGTGAAGAGCTGCTCGCTCTGCAGACAGAGAAGCTTCACGTGATTGAAGTGACTCTGGCGTAA
- the glnA gene encoding type I glutamate--ammonia ligase has protein sequence MSVEKVLQTIKENNIEWVDFRFVDLGGRAHHISLPASEVEDETFVNGVAFDGSSIKGFRGIEESDMVMMPDPNSVFIDPFTAHPTLNVMCDIFTPDGERYERDPRGIAVKAEEFLQKSGVGTSAFFAPESEFFIFDDVRYESGMNSSSFFVDSEEAAWNTGRKEDGGNLAFKVGVKGGYVPVAPVDSQQDIRSEMCRLLAEVGLRIERHHHEVATAGQAEINFRFDTLKKTADNLMTYKYIVQNTARQYGKVATFMPKPLFGDNGSGMHVHQSIFDGDTPLFYEKGAYANLSEMALHYIGGILYHAPALIALTNPSTNSFKRLVPGYEAPVNLVYSKGNRSAAVRIPVAAVTPKGCRIEFRTPDSTANPYLAFSAMLMAGLDGIKNKINPQELGYGPLDKNIYELSDADKEKIRSVPSSLGEALDSLEADYEFLTEGDVFTKDFIDNYIALKRSEAQEVAIRVHPHEYSLYFDL, from the coding sequence ATGTCGGTTGAAAAAGTGTTACAAACAATTAAAGAAAACAATATCGAGTGGGTAGATTTTCGATTCGTAGATTTAGGTGGTCGTGCCCACCACATTTCTCTGCCTGCTTCTGAAGTGGAAGATGAAACTTTTGTAAATGGGGTAGCATTTGACGGTTCTTCCATCAAAGGGTTCCGTGGTATTGAAGAATCAGACATGGTTATGATGCCTGATCCGAACAGTGTGTTCATCGATCCATTTACAGCTCATCCAACGCTGAACGTTATGTGCGACATTTTCACTCCTGATGGCGAACGCTATGAGCGCGATCCTCGCGGTATTGCTGTGAAAGCAGAAGAATTCCTCCAAAAGAGCGGAGTAGGTACATCAGCATTCTTCGCACCTGAGTCTGAATTCTTTATCTTTGACGATGTTCGTTACGAGAGCGGCATGAACAGTTCCTCATTCTTCGTAGATTCTGAAGAAGCAGCTTGGAATACGGGTCGTAAAGAAGATGGTGGCAACCTTGCATTTAAAGTTGGCGTTAAAGGTGGATATGTACCTGTAGCACCTGTGGATTCCCAACAGGATATCCGTAGTGAAATGTGTCGTCTGCTTGCTGAAGTGGGACTGCGTATTGAACGTCATCACCACGAAGTAGCAACTGCAGGCCAAGCGGAAATCAACTTCCGTTTTGATACATTGAAGAAAACCGCTGATAATCTCATGACTTATAAATATATTGTACAAAACACTGCACGTCAGTACGGCAAGGTAGCAACTTTCATGCCAAAACCGCTGTTCGGCGATAATGGTAGCGGAATGCACGTACACCAGTCGATCTTTGACGGAGACACTCCTTTGTTCTACGAAAAAGGCGCATACGCTAACTTGAGCGAAATGGCCCTTCACTATATCGGTGGTATTTTGTACCATGCTCCTGCTTTGATCGCTTTGACCAACCCAAGCACCAACTCATTTAAACGTTTGGTTCCTGGTTACGAAGCACCGGTTAACTTGGTATACTCCAAAGGAAATCGTTCTGCAGCAGTTCGTATCCCAGTAGCAGCTGTGACACCAAAAGGCTGTCGTATCGAGTTCCGCACACCGGATTCCACGGCTAACCCTTACTTGGCATTCTCCGCAATGTTGATGGCAGGTCTGGATGGAATCAAGAACAAAATCAACCCACAAGAACTGGGTTATGGTCCTCTGGACAAGAACATCTACGAATTGTCAGATGCAGACAAAGAAAAGATTCGCAGCGTTCCAAGCAGCCTGGGCGAAGCGCTTGATTCTCTGGAAGCTGATTACGAGTTCCTTACTGAAGGCGACGTATTTACTAAGGACTTCATCGATAACTATATTGCTCTGAAGCGTTCCGAAGCTCAAGAGGTTGCGATTCGTGTTCATCCACATGAATATTCTCTGTACTTCGACCTGTAA
- a CDS encoding sugar ABC transporter permease codes for MYPFGKGFKRYLPLLLLMIPLSLYVIFYFGPSMMTVIYSFTDITNVPGSKLNFVGLDNYYDVFFSGNSGERWDSIIRTVYFMVIVTIVQNGVGLLMAVVINQKLKGDYFYRAVFFLPVVLGVSVVALVWGLMFDPLSGPVNQLYDSLFGYKDMFFGSFTHAFGYIIFTQIWMYMGYSMLIFLAGLQSVPRDLYEAGYIDGTTKWQSFKNITFPLIAPSFTINIILSIIGAMSTFDIILATTDGRFNTRTMAYDVYKETFRGSLQMGLPSALSVVQFLMILVFVVFAVKQMRKREVEY; via the coding sequence ATGTATCCGTTCGGGAAAGGTTTTAAACGATATTTACCGCTTCTGCTGCTTATGATTCCATTATCGTTGTACGTTATTTTTTATTTTGGACCCTCTATGATGACGGTCATCTATTCATTTACAGATATCACTAATGTTCCTGGAAGCAAGTTGAATTTCGTAGGTCTTGATAATTATTATGATGTATTTTTCTCCGGAAATTCAGGCGAACGTTGGGATTCCATTATACGAACTGTTTATTTCATGGTCATTGTTACAATTGTACAGAACGGTGTCGGTCTCCTTATGGCCGTAGTTATCAATCAGAAGCTGAAAGGCGATTATTTTTATCGCGCAGTTTTCTTTTTGCCGGTTGTGCTCGGTGTATCGGTAGTTGCACTGGTATGGGGCTTGATGTTCGATCCGCTTAGTGGTCCTGTAAATCAATTGTATGATTCATTGTTCGGTTATAAAGATATGTTCTTTGGAAGCTTCACCCATGCGTTTGGTTATATTATATTTACGCAAATTTGGATGTACATGGGCTACTCGATGCTCATTTTCCTTGCAGGACTTCAATCCGTACCGAGAGATCTGTATGAGGCTGGGTATATTGATGGAACTACGAAGTGGCAATCCTTTAAGAACATAACGTTCCCACTTATTGCTCCATCGTTCACCATTAATATTATTTTGTCCATTATCGGTGCGATGTCCACCTTTGATATTATTCTCGCAACTACGGACGGTCGCTTTAACACAAGAACGATGGCTTATGACGTGTATAAAGAGACGTTCCGTGGTTCTCTACAGATGGGACTTCCATCCGCGCTTTCAGTGGTGCAGTTCCTTATGATTCTAGTCTTCGTTGTATTTGCAGTTAAACAAATGCGTAAGAGAGAGGTGGAGTATTAA
- a CDS encoding LacI family DNA-binding transcriptional regulator, whose product MAYNIKDIAKIAGVSVSTVSKIINNYSDISEDTKTRVQQIIKETGYTPSNSAKTLATKSSNLIGVIFAGMLNVDFTHPFFVEVLNSFKKQMGLLGYDLIFFSNEKFKSGDTNDYLARCQHFNVDGCLLLSGQELETSISELDNSSIPCIGVDLKLSGDNSGYIMSDNFKMSSKVVEHFYLLGYRELGYIGSSSESDISNMRESGFRKALEDLGLPINKNWFLNGSNFFEASGYETMRRMIANGNLPRAIFAASDQLAIGAMRALKESSIAVPETVAIIGCDDIEACNYTTPLLTTIRQNKDKIGRLAALMLYDLINNQSGTSLFSVEPELIIRESCGASERGLV is encoded by the coding sequence TTGGCTTATAACATCAAAGACATTGCGAAAATCGCCGGAGTTTCTGTTTCGACAGTATCTAAAATCATAAATAACTACAGTGATATTTCGGAAGACACCAAGACAAGAGTACAACAAATCATAAAGGAAACGGGATACACCCCCTCCAATTCAGCTAAAACATTAGCTACAAAATCATCCAATCTAATTGGTGTTATTTTTGCCGGAATGCTGAATGTTGACTTTACCCATCCTTTTTTCGTCGAAGTCCTAAACTCATTCAAAAAACAAATGGGGCTGCTAGGTTACGATCTTATCTTTTTCTCTAACGAGAAATTTAAAAGTGGCGATACTAATGATTATCTTGCCCGCTGTCAGCATTTTAATGTTGATGGCTGCCTACTTCTATCCGGACAAGAGTTAGAAACCTCCATTAGTGAATTAGATAACAGTTCCATTCCTTGCATCGGCGTAGATCTAAAACTGTCCGGCGACAATTCTGGATATATCATGTCTGATAATTTCAAGATGTCTTCCAAGGTAGTAGAACACTTTTACTTACTAGGTTATCGGGAACTTGGTTACATCGGCAGTTCCTCGGAGTCAGACATCTCCAATATGCGTGAAAGCGGTTTCCGCAAAGCGCTTGAAGATTTAGGGCTGCCGATCAACAAAAACTGGTTCTTAAACGGGAGCAATTTCTTTGAAGCCAGCGGTTATGAGACCATGCGTAGAATGATTGCGAATGGAAATTTACCCAGAGCGATCTTCGCGGCTTCTGATCAGCTAGCGATCGGGGCAATGCGTGCCCTTAAGGAATCTTCTATTGCTGTCCCTGAGACCGTAGCGATTATTGGATGTGATGATATCGAGGCCTGCAATTACACAACACCATTGTTGACTACTATTAGACAAAATAAAGATAAGATCGGCCGACTAGCAGCCTTAATGCTGTACGACCTTATTAATAACCAGTCAGGTACCAGTTTATTTAGCGTGGAGCCAGAGCTCATTATAAGAGAATCCTGTGGCGCTTCTGAGCGGGGTTTAGTTTAG
- a CDS encoding extracellular solute-binding protein: protein MVKKLSAVLLSSALVLSLAACGSGNNTNGEATNAPGNGTNKPASGDKKVIKILHWKQENINKVITDINKKFEEKYPEYKIEYTTTGPDDEFKQAQRARITAGDVDVLADLSGMRLSPKDWTPGAKVPDWQQWIDSGLIADLSNEAFVKNYNANDIAKAGTYNDKVYAIPTGKVAMSGFFYNKEMFEENGLTVPTTWTEFISLLDTLKSKSIVPIVVAGKDVWPLKLPVFGLQSKILGGGDQQKWIEGVWKGTSAFNDAEAVEVLEKMKTLQDNYIIDGFLGIDYATAPSYFATGKAAMIADGTWDAPTIAAANPDLKFGYFPIPATEDAAKNNSLVGKYDVTWYAAEKGQNKEGALKWLEFFSEPENYTEYVKAAGFLPTQDNIATESDFIDKELAPYMTGDFELAYEIMMINRDNVGEHIAAEGVHTEYLAPGGEFKTAKELADVQQKEWEAAAPK from the coding sequence ATGGTAAAGAAGCTTTCTGCGGTATTGTTGAGCTCAGCTTTAGTGCTCTCATTAGCAGCATGTGGAAGCGGCAACAACACGAATGGTGAGGCTACAAATGCTCCGGGGAACGGAACAAACAAGCCTGCATCTGGTGACAAGAAAGTGATTAAGATCTTGCACTGGAAACAAGAGAACATTAACAAAGTCATTACAGACATTAATAAGAAGTTTGAAGAGAAATATCCAGAATACAAGATTGAGTACACAACGACAGGTCCGGATGATGAATTTAAACAAGCACAAAGAGCAAGAATTACAGCTGGCGACGTGGACGTCCTTGCCGATCTTTCCGGTATGAGATTGTCTCCGAAAGATTGGACACCAGGTGCGAAAGTGCCAGACTGGCAACAATGGATTGATTCCGGTTTGATTGCTGATCTGAGCAACGAAGCTTTCGTTAAAAACTATAATGCAAATGATATTGCTAAAGCGGGTACTTACAACGATAAAGTGTATGCGATCCCAACCGGTAAAGTTGCAATGTCAGGTTTCTTCTATAATAAAGAAATGTTTGAAGAAAACGGTTTGACTGTACCAACTACATGGACGGAGTTCATTAGTCTTCTTGATACTCTGAAATCCAAGAGCATCGTGCCAATCGTTGTGGCTGGTAAAGACGTATGGCCTTTGAAACTGCCAGTGTTCGGTTTGCAGTCTAAGATTCTAGGGGGCGGCGACCAACAAAAATGGATTGAAGGCGTATGGAAAGGTACTTCAGCGTTCAACGATGCTGAGGCTGTAGAAGTATTGGAGAAAATGAAGACGCTTCAAGATAACTACATCATCGACGGTTTCTTGGGGATTGACTATGCAACAGCACCATCGTACTTCGCAACAGGTAAGGCAGCTATGATCGCTGACGGAACTTGGGATGCGCCTACGATTGCTGCAGCAAATCCAGATCTGAAATTCGGATACTTCCCAATTCCAGCAACTGAAGACGCTGCTAAAAACAATTCGCTTGTAGGTAAATACGATGTAACTTGGTATGCAGCAGAAAAAGGTCAGAACAAAGAAGGCGCTTTGAAATGGCTGGAATTCTTCTCTGAACCAGAAAACTACACAGAATACGTTAAAGCTGCAGGCTTCTTGCCTACGCAAGACAACATTGCAACTGAAAGTGACTTTATCGACAAAGAGCTTGCTCCTTACATGACTGGAGACTTTGAGCTAGCTTATGAAATTATGATGATTAACCGTGATAACGTCGGCGAACACATTGCTGCTGAAGGCGTACACACTGAGTATTTGGCACCAGGCGGCGAGTTTAAAACCGCTAAAGAGCTTGCAGATGTACAACAAAAAGAATGGGAAGCTGCGGCTCCTAAATAA